From Denitrovibrio acetiphilus DSM 12809, the proteins below share one genomic window:
- a CDS encoding N-acetylglucosaminyl transferase-like protein produces MKYSIDFIKGLSAITEGDYQRASAHLKNAALEHSDRIEAYFAAGLVFRKNKQYDRATYVLESILRSADIDSSTKRALTVELGRVMFEAGNYTIAHSLLEMSTDREGVLLRAKTLRKLGKYEEAANTYKMLAKSEKINLDNETGYCYFRCASETEGSKQNKYLKTALKYIPKSRCVSMMQIDNLLMVAKPSKALIEIDKFINSELPASENDMTKFQSVFYDTGRTEELMRIVMKRIAEGARNPFLYGYAVSRLLHSENQAKAQELINSYIENYGFNNNIARASLTITPNSLLESYLEGADYYRCSACSASTKTYSDACPNCQGFETLKPI; encoded by the coding sequence TTGAAGTACAGCATCGACTTTATCAAAGGACTTTCTGCCATTACCGAGGGGGACTACCAGAGAGCATCTGCCCACCTTAAAAATGCCGCTCTTGAACACAGCGACCGGATAGAGGCATACTTTGCCGCCGGACTCGTCTTCCGCAAAAATAAACAATACGACCGCGCAACATATGTTCTGGAGAGTATACTCCGCAGTGCAGACATAGACTCAAGCACAAAAAGAGCTCTCACCGTTGAACTTGGACGGGTGATGTTTGAAGCGGGAAATTATACTATCGCCCATTCACTTCTGGAAATGTCCACTGACAGAGAAGGTGTGCTGCTAAGAGCAAAAACTCTGCGTAAATTAGGCAAATATGAAGAAGCAGCAAACACATATAAAATGCTCGCGAAAAGCGAAAAGATAAATCTGGACAACGAAACAGGCTACTGCTATTTCCGCTGCGCCTCTGAAACAGAAGGCTCAAAGCAAAACAAATACCTTAAAACTGCACTTAAGTACATACCGAAATCAAGATGTGTGAGCATGATGCAGATTGACAACCTGCTTATGGTTGCCAAACCCTCAAAAGCTTTAATAGAAATAGATAAATTCATCAACTCAGAACTTCCGGCATCCGAGAATGACATGACAAAATTTCAGTCTGTTTTTTACGACACAGGGCGGACAGAAGAACTCATGCGGATAGTAATGAAACGTATAGCAGAGGGCGCCAGAAATCCTTTTCTCTATGGCTATGCTGTATCAAGGCTTCTGCACAGTGAAAACCAAGCTAAAGCGCAGGAACTTATCAACAGCTATATAGAAAATTACGGATTCAACAATAACATCGCCCGTGCATCCCTCACAATCACTCCGAACAGCCTCCTTGAAAGCTATCTTGAAGGTGCGGACTATTACAGATGCTCTGCCTGTTCTGCAAGTACAAAGACATACAGCGATGCCTGCCCAAACTGTCAGGGCTTTGAAACTTTAAAACCAATATAA
- the mutS gene encoding DNA mismatch repair protein MutS: MTKPEKITPMMQQFFDVKEKYPDTIVFFRMGDFYEMFGDDAVETSKILGIALTSRDKNKDNGMPMCGVPHHSYQQYLIKMLKAGKNVAICDQLEDPAQAKGIVKRGVTKVHTPGTVIDDAALPATDNNYLATVYKAEKIYIAFTDLSTGEVYLEKCGANYAGDTIARYNPKEIITSFNSGIEGAFEFGGSFSETLASREVMEHYSVGAMKSLGLDEITFAAPIYMALKYMQRVMLDVTLLKPKLVTDDERVYLDSVAISTLELVKNSRDGSEKDTLYSVLNHTNTTMGARTLKKWLLSPLRNTNTILRRQEIIEFFINNQTTADALRDQLERVYDIERITTRLSANRCNARDLVWLKNSTETFPTIKYMLSSCENPHIADLTEEFDDLNDITVLIESAIEDEPPVTITEGGLIKKGFNPEVDELKDIKENSRQILLKIESEQRAKTGISSLKVKFNKVFGYYIEISKAYLNRVPEEYTRKQTLVNAERFIIPELKELEEKILHADSRLVNLEYEIFSEIRRQVSESAARLRSSAATISELDCLLSLAKTAVQNDYRKPLVGDFDDIKITEGRHPVVEKNINSAYVPNDIEMDINRNKLTIITGPNMAGKSTYLRMCALITLMAHIGSYVPASEAEIGIVDRIFTRVGASDNLAGGESTFMVEMVEAANILNNATDKSLIILDELGRGTSTFDGVSIAWSVAEYIADHINAKTLFATHYHELTDISLTTQGVRNCATEVVEHEGELIFMRKVRPGTADKSYGIHVAELAGLPKEVITRANDILRNLEKNELSPQGIANTPKKEKKQKSHERGVVQTMLVFDDHPVLDELKALDVDALTPLQALNLLSELKKRANK; the protein is encoded by the coding sequence ATGACCAAACCTGAGAAAATTACCCCGATGATGCAGCAGTTTTTCGATGTGAAGGAGAAATATCCCGACACCATCGTATTCTTTCGCATGGGGGATTTTTATGAAATGTTCGGTGATGACGCTGTCGAAACATCTAAGATTCTGGGCATAGCGCTCACCAGCCGCGATAAAAACAAAGATAACGGTATGCCCATGTGCGGCGTACCCCATCACAGCTATCAGCAATACCTTATAAAGATGCTTAAGGCAGGAAAGAATGTCGCAATATGCGATCAGCTTGAAGACCCTGCACAGGCGAAAGGGATAGTCAAAAGAGGCGTCACAAAAGTGCACACACCCGGCACTGTGATAGACGATGCGGCACTCCCCGCAACTGACAATAACTACCTTGCAACAGTATATAAAGCTGAAAAAATCTATATAGCCTTTACAGACCTGTCCACCGGAGAGGTCTATCTTGAGAAGTGCGGTGCAAACTATGCCGGAGACACTATAGCACGCTACAATCCGAAAGAGATTATAACGAGCTTTAACTCAGGAATCGAAGGGGCATTTGAATTCGGCGGAAGCTTTTCAGAAACACTGGCATCCCGTGAGGTTATGGAGCATTACAGTGTGGGAGCTATGAAATCCCTCGGGCTTGACGAAATAACCTTTGCAGCGCCCATATATATGGCTCTGAAATACATGCAGAGGGTCATGCTGGATGTAACCCTGCTTAAGCCGAAGCTCGTCACTGACGACGAGCGGGTGTATCTGGACAGTGTGGCGATATCAACACTGGAGCTGGTAAAAAACAGCCGTGACGGCTCAGAAAAAGACACCCTGTACAGCGTACTGAACCACACAAACACAACGATGGGCGCACGGACACTTAAGAAGTGGCTCCTAAGCCCCCTCCGCAACACTAACACTATTCTGCGCAGGCAGGAGATAATAGAGTTTTTCATAAATAACCAGACCACTGCGGACGCTCTTCGTGACCAGCTTGAGCGTGTTTACGACATAGAGCGTATCACAACAAGGCTTTCAGCAAACAGATGCAACGCCCGCGACCTTGTCTGGCTGAAAAATTCCACAGAAACATTTCCTACGATAAAATATATGCTCTCATCATGTGAGAACCCTCACATAGCAGACCTCACCGAAGAATTTGACGACCTTAACGACATCACAGTGCTTATAGAAAGCGCCATCGAAGACGAACCCCCCGTGACTATCACAGAGGGGGGACTCATCAAAAAGGGATTCAACCCGGAAGTGGACGAACTAAAAGACATCAAAGAGAACAGCCGTCAGATACTTCTGAAGATAGAATCCGAGCAGAGGGCTAAAACTGGTATCTCCAGCCTTAAAGTCAAATTCAACAAAGTTTTCGGATACTACATCGAGATATCAAAAGCATACCTTAACCGCGTACCGGAAGAGTACACACGCAAGCAGACCCTCGTTAATGCTGAACGTTTTATCATACCGGAGCTTAAAGAGCTTGAAGAAAAGATACTCCACGCTGATTCAAGACTCGTAAATCTGGAGTATGAAATATTCAGCGAAATCCGCCGGCAGGTTTCCGAAAGCGCTGCACGACTGCGCTCATCCGCTGCCACCATTTCGGAGCTGGACTGCCTGCTGTCACTGGCGAAAACTGCCGTACAGAACGACTACAGAAAACCTCTCGTAGGCGACTTTGACGATATAAAAATAACAGAAGGACGCCACCCCGTTGTTGAAAAAAATATAAATTCCGCATACGTTCCCAACGACATAGAGATGGACATCAACAGAAACAAACTAACTATCATCACAGGGCCAAACATGGCTGGTAAGTCCACTTATCTCCGCATGTGTGCACTCATAACACTCATGGCTCATATTGGTTCTTACGTCCCTGCATCAGAAGCAGAGATTGGAATTGTCGACAGGATCTTCACCCGTGTAGGAGCAAGCGACAATCTGGCAGGCGGAGAATCAACTTTCATGGTAGAGATGGTAGAGGCTGCGAACATACTGAACAACGCAACAGATAAGTCGTTAATAATACTAGACGAACTCGGGCGAGGCACATCCACCTTTGACGGTGTTTCCATAGCATGGTCTGTGGCGGAATACATAGCAGACCACATAAACGCAAAAACACTCTTTGCGACACATTATCATGAACTGACCGACATAAGTCTCACCACACAGGGCGTAAGAAACTGCGCCACAGAGGTTGTGGAACACGAAGGAGAGCTTATATTTATGCGCAAGGTTCGCCCTGGCACAGCAGACAAAAGCTACGGCATACATGTTGCAGAGCTTGCCGGACTGCCTAAGGAAGTTATAACCCGTGCAAACGACATACTGCGCAATCTTGAAAAGAACGAACTCTCCCCTCAGGGGATAGCGAATACACCAAAGAAAGAGAAGAAACAGAAAAGCCACGAAAGGGGAGTTGTTCAGACAATGCTAGTCTTCGATGACCACCCTGTTCTGGACGAACTGAAGGCTCTGGATGTTGACGCATTGACACCGCTTCAGGCTCTTAATCTGCTTTCCGAACTGAAAAAGAGGGCAAACAAATGA
- a CDS encoding SIR2 family NAD-dependent protein deacylase, producing the protein MDNVRKLARLIADNPYNVFFTGAGASTESGIPDYRSEGSGLWNRIDSSKLISLKGFLENPKGFYEVFSGGLFAPFAHAEPNVAHMFIAMLEEQKASKAVITQNIDGLHRKAGSFNICELHGSMETSSCIICGKSFSTAEVFDKFMLDGATPECTCGNIVKPDIVFFGESLPKDVLEESFELAAGCTLMIVAGSSLEVMPANLLPKYAKDHGALLVIINKTETPLDYTADIVINKGIGEVFTELNNIWKTAE; encoded by the coding sequence ATGGACAATGTAAGAAAACTCGCACGGCTCATAGCCGACAATCCGTATAATGTATTTTTCACAGGGGCAGGGGCAAGCACTGAAAGCGGTATACCTGACTACCGCTCCGAGGGCTCCGGTCTGTGGAACAGAATAGACTCGTCAAAACTGATCAGCCTGAAGGGCTTCCTTGAAAACCCGAAAGGATTTTATGAAGTTTTCTCCGGTGGTCTCTTTGCACCATTCGCACACGCAGAACCAAACGTTGCTCATATGTTCATAGCAATGCTGGAAGAACAAAAAGCCTCTAAAGCTGTCATAACACAGAACATAGACGGACTGCACAGAAAAGCCGGTTCCTTTAACATATGCGAGCTGCACGGTTCAATGGAAACCTCATCCTGCATAATCTGTGGAAAGTCTTTCTCCACAGCCGAAGTGTTTGATAAATTTATGCTGGACGGGGCTACACCGGAATGCACATGCGGAAACATAGTAAAGCCAGACATTGTTTTTTTCGGCGAATCCTTACCAAAAGATGTCCTTGAAGAGTCATTCGAGCTTGCAGCAGGGTGCACTCTGATGATCGTTGCAGGGTCATCACTCGAGGTTATGCCGGCGAATCTGCTTCCGAAATACGCAAAAGATCACGGTGCTCTGCTGGTTATTATAAATAAGACAGAAACGCCGCTGGACTATACGGCTGATATTGTGATAAATAAAGGAATCGGAGAAGTATTTACGGAGTTAAACAACATATGGAAGACAGCGGAGTAA
- a CDS encoding HIT family protein — protein sequence MEDSGVKRLWAPWRMSYISGIGKSDECVFCHNPAQDPSKDKENLILYRGRHNFIIMNLYPYNNGHLMVVPYKHTGDLCDLNDDEMLELMQLSQLTLRVFKKVFSPEGFNTGFNIGKAAGAGIRQHIHFHVLPRWTGDTNFMPVLGETRVISEHIFDTYDTLKEAFDLEAGK from the coding sequence ATGGAAGACAGCGGAGTAAAAAGGCTATGGGCACCATGGCGCATGTCATATATATCAGGGATAGGCAAAAGTGACGAATGTGTCTTCTGCCACAATCCCGCACAGGACCCATCAAAAGACAAAGAAAACCTCATCCTCTACAGAGGCAGACATAACTTTATCATAATGAATCTTTACCCTTATAATAACGGACACCTCATGGTTGTTCCATACAAGCACACAGGAGACCTCTGCGACCTTAATGATGACGAAATGCTGGAGCTTATGCAGCTCTCACAGCTTACTCTGCGTGTTTTTAAAAAGGTTTTCAGCCCCGAGGGATTTAATACAGGATTCAACATAGGAAAGGCGGCCGGAGCAGGGATACGTCAGCACATACACTTTCATGTTCTGCCCAGATGGACAGGCGATACAAACTTTATGCCCGTATTAGGGGAGACAAGAGTTATTTCAGAGCATATATTTGATACATACGATACACTGAAAGAGGCATTTGATCTGGAGGCAGGAAAATGA
- a CDS encoding LapA family protein produces MKIISGIIKIAATLAIVVFAILNTNPMQVYYFFNKEAVQLPAFIVILAAMLFGVLLTGILYSLDRFKLKRQMGTLKKQIKKQEEELVRLRNIPFEASEKRENA; encoded by the coding sequence ATGAAAATTATCAGCGGAATAATAAAAATCGCAGCGACACTCGCTATTGTTGTCTTCGCGATACTTAATACCAATCCAATGCAGGTTTATTACTTTTTCAACAAAGAGGCTGTTCAGCTGCCGGCTTTTATAGTTATTCTGGCTGCAATGCTTTTCGGGGTGCTCCTCACAGGGATACTCTATTCGCTGGATAGATTTAAACTGAAAAGGCAAATGGGAACCCTGAAGAAGCAGATTAAAAAACAGGAAGAAGAGCTTGTCAGGCTCCGTAACATCCCTTTTGAAGCCTCAGAAAAAAGAGAAAACGCTTGA